The proteins below are encoded in one region of Fimbriimonadaceae bacterium:
- a CDS encoding Fic family protein — translation MVTTEGYAPTKPYNELSPLPPRAEVETRATLKAAITANSALAELRWAGDLIPNQTVLLRSILVQEAKLSSEIENVVTTNDELYRALGELASQTDAPTKEVLRYGEALWHGYERLGKGERLGPELFLEIARTIKEGSINLRPGQCQIANQRTGEVVYTPPVGTARIQGLLDNVADYLEARDGTDPLIKMAVGHYQFEAIHPYPDGNGRTGRVLNILYLVSRGLLRVPVLYLSRFVIENKNDYYQLLRAVTERGEWEDWTIFMLRAVEETARQTVETILSVRDALAQGVETARTGMRKGYSKELVELVYSQPYVRISHLSEAGLAKRQTASEYLRELERVGLLEGQKVGREMLYVNKGLLRALTGRA, via the coding sequence ATGGTGACGACAGAAGGCTACGCGCCGACCAAGCCCTATAACGAACTCTCTCCCTTGCCGCCCCGCGCTGAGGTCGAGACCAGGGCCACGCTGAAGGCGGCGATCACGGCGAACTCGGCTTTGGCCGAGCTCCGGTGGGCGGGGGATTTGATCCCGAACCAGACCGTCCTCCTTCGGTCGATCCTCGTCCAGGAGGCAAAGCTCTCCAGCGAGATCGAGAACGTGGTCACCACGAACGACGAGCTTTATCGGGCGTTGGGCGAGCTCGCCTCCCAAACCGATGCGCCGACCAAGGAAGTCCTGCGCTACGGCGAGGCGCTCTGGCACGGCTACGAAAGATTGGGGAAGGGGGAGCGGCTCGGCCCGGAGCTCTTCCTGGAGATCGCCCGGACGATAAAGGAAGGCTCCATCAACCTACGCCCCGGCCAGTGCCAGATCGCCAACCAGCGAACGGGCGAGGTCGTCTACACGCCCCCGGTTGGCACGGCACGGATCCAGGGCCTGCTCGATAACGTCGCGGACTATTTGGAGGCCCGCGACGGCACCGACCCGCTCATCAAGATGGCGGTCGGCCATTACCAGTTCGAGGCGATCCACCCCTATCCCGACGGCAACGGCCGCACCGGGCGGGTGCTGAACATCCTCTACTTGGTCTCGCGAGGGCTGCTGCGCGTCCCCGTGCTCTACTTGAGCCGCTTCGTCATCGAGAACAAGAACGACTACTACCAGTTGCTCCGCGCCGTGACAGAGCGTGGGGAATGGGAGGATTGGACCATCTTCATGCTGCGAGCTGTCGAAGAGACCGCGCGGCAGACGGTCGAGACGATCCTCAGCGTTCGCGACGCCCTCGCCCAAGGGGTCGAGACAGCGCGCACCGGGATGCGCAAGGGCTATAGCAAGGAATTGGTGGAGCTCGTCTATTCCCAGCCCTACGTCCGGATCTCGCACCTAAGCGAGGCTGGCCTCGCGAAGCGGCAAACGGCGAGCGAATACCTGCGCGAGCTGGAACGGGTCGGCTTGCTGGAAGGTCAGAAGGTCGGCCGCGAGATGCTCTATGTGAACAAAGGGCTCTTACGAGCCCTGACGGGGCGGGCTTAG
- a CDS encoding VOC family protein, translating to MKHNTVCHIEIEVTDLKRSQAFYQGLFGWHFSEFAMPDMVVFGQEEEHIGGLMRVDRVEPSRSPSVWYRVADLDKSIDTACGLGGSIEEEKGEVASVGWSAVVRDPDGNRVGMVMYAEDAR from the coding sequence GTGAAGCACAACACTGTCTGCCACATCGAGATTGAAGTCACCGACCTCAAGCGCTCCCAGGCGTTCTACCAAGGCCTCTTCGGATGGCACTTCAGCGAGTTCGCCATGCCGGACATGGTGGTGTTCGGTCAGGAGGAGGAACACATCGGCGGACTGATGCGGGTCGACCGGGTCGAGCCCTCGCGTAGCCCGAGCGTTTGGTACCGCGTCGCGGACCTCGACAAATCGATTGACACGGCCTGCGGCTTGGGCGGGAGCATCGAGGAGGAGAAGGGCGAAGTCGCCAGCGTGGGCTGGTCGGCCGTCGTCCGCGACCCGGACGGCAACCGGGTCGGGATGGTCATGTACGCTGAGGACGCTCGCTGA
- a CDS encoding VOC family protein: MANQFPTLTPYLVVDDAMAAIDFYQKALGAQVVDVMKGEDGKVMNAQLKVGDSMLMLNDEYPDYGALGPKHYSGSSVTIHISSKAVDADFQRAVDAGATVTMPLEDQFWGDRYGQFIDPFGHKWSMGQNAEEAKAVAGG; the protein is encoded by the coding sequence ATGGCGAACCAATTCCCGACCCTCACCCCGTACCTCGTCGTCGACGATGCGATGGCGGCGATCGACTTCTATCAAAAGGCGCTCGGCGCGCAGGTCGTCGACGTGATGAAGGGCGAGGACGGCAAGGTCATGAATGCCCAGCTCAAGGTCGGCGACTCGATGCTGATGCTGAACGACGAGTATCCGGACTACGGCGCACTCGGCCCGAAGCACTACAGCGGCTCTTCGGTCACGATCCACATCTCCTCCAAAGCCGTGGACGCGGACTTCCAACGGGCGGTCGACGCGGGCGCGACAGTGACCATGCCCCTCGAAGACCAGTTCTGGGGCGACCGTTACGGCCAGTTCATCGACCCCTTCGGCCACAAATGGTCGATGGGCCAGAATGCCGAGGAAGCGAAGGCCGTCGCCGGCGGATAA
- a CDS encoding DUF1738 domain-containing protein: MKSTYQRITEQVIQAIETGNVLPWKKPWAVRRPCNAVTNRPYRGINRFMLSLSEFSDHRWLTFNQARALGGSVCKGERGSTVLLWSDVEDEVTGKERVVCRAFTVFNVEQCNGLELPSGSIAQAQGCGFEAAERIVAGYKDCPTLHFGTEQAAYYPVRDAVVVPHMRDFETPEAFYGTLYHELIHSTGHPSRLGRISLGAGIDFGSDEYSREEILAEIGAAFLSSEASIQNLSPTTNYINSWLTKALNADASLIIKAASHAQKAVDWILGDSHHDDNSEPEPRLTGELVAL, translated from the coding sequence GTGAAGAGCACTTACCAAAGAATCACCGAGCAGGTCATCCAGGCAATCGAGACGGGCAACGTGCTGCCGTGGAAAAAGCCGTGGGCTGTTCGACGACCATGCAATGCAGTGACCAACAGACCCTATCGAGGAATCAATAGGTTCATGCTTTCGCTCAGTGAGTTCAGCGACCACCGGTGGCTCACCTTCAACCAGGCAAGGGCTCTCGGCGGTTCCGTTTGCAAGGGCGAGAGGGGTTCAACGGTGTTGTTATGGTCGGACGTTGAAGACGAGGTGACGGGGAAGGAGCGAGTTGTTTGCCGAGCTTTCACCGTGTTCAACGTCGAGCAGTGCAACGGGCTTGAGTTGCCGAGCGGCTCAATTGCTCAAGCACAGGGCTGCGGGTTCGAAGCTGCAGAGCGAATCGTCGCTGGATACAAAGACTGCCCAACCCTTCACTTCGGCACCGAGCAGGCGGCATATTATCCTGTTCGAGACGCAGTGGTGGTTCCCCACATGCGAGACTTTGAGACCCCAGAGGCGTTCTACGGAACGCTCTATCACGAGCTTATCCATTCGACGGGTCACCCTTCCCGCTTGGGGAGAATCTCCCTTGGTGCAGGCATCGACTTTGGCTCAGATGAATACAGTCGAGAAGAAATTTTGGCTGAAATCGGAGCGGCGTTCTTGTCGAGCGAGGCATCCATTCAGAATCTCTCGCCTACCACGAACTACATCAACTCTTGGTTGACCAAAGCGCTGAACGCTGATGCGAGCCTCATCATCAAGGCTGCATCGCATGCTCAAAAAGCGGTTGATTGGATTCTTGGCGACAGTCATCATGATGACAACTCGGAGCCAGAACCTCGGCTGACGGGCGAACTAGTCGCTTTGTAG
- a CDS encoding DUF4870 domain-containing protein, with amino-acid sequence MNSSEEKTWGALAHVLGMVGGWVGFGWVVALVVWMVYKDKSRFVAFHALQALLFQVALTVLGIVAGFLAVTIVLIPVAIVMGIVLLVASFALPILGAVKAYDGQLYELPLIGTIARRNARV; translated from the coding sequence ATGAACTCTTCGGAAGAAAAAACTTGGGGCGCGCTCGCCCACGTCCTCGGCATGGTGGGGGGCTGGGTCGGCTTTGGCTGGGTGGTCGCCCTCGTGGTGTGGATGGTTTATAAGGACAAGTCCCGGTTTGTCGCCTTCCATGCGCTGCAGGCCCTGCTCTTTCAGGTCGCGCTCACCGTGCTGGGGATCGTCGCCGGCTTCCTCGCCGTGACGATCGTCTTGATCCCGGTCGCCATCGTGATGGGCATTGTCCTGCTGGTCGCGAGCTTCGCGCTCCCGATCCTGGGCGCGGTCAAGGCCTACGACGGGCAGCTCTACGAGCTTCCCTTGATCGGCACGATCGCCCGCCGGAACGCGCGGGTCTAA
- a CDS encoding helix-turn-helix transcriptional regulator, giving the protein MPPCPSALTMARIPAKKWGTREDVLRRLEGARRILDEAQDRHSLPELARLADLSPYHFHRLFREAYGLTPQTYLRRRRLERAVALLKEGWAVNAVCAEIGFSSPSSFHRAYRKQFGHAPGATLVGLHATKHKISKPGQSDDDGHRQESRP; this is encoded by the coding sequence ATGCCCCCTTGCCCTTCCGCGCTGACGATGGCCCGCATCCCGGCCAAGAAATGGGGGACGCGGGAGGACGTCCTTCGCAGGCTGGAGGGCGCGCGCCGGATCCTGGACGAGGCCCAAGACCGTCATTCGTTGCCCGAGCTTGCCCGGCTGGCGGACCTCTCGCCCTACCACTTCCACCGCCTCTTCCGCGAAGCCTACGGCCTGACCCCGCAGACCTATTTGCGAAGGCGCAGGCTCGAAAGGGCGGTGGCGCTCTTGAAGGAGGGTTGGGCGGTGAACGCGGTCTGCGCCGAAATCGGCTTCAGCAGCCCGTCCTCGTTCCACCGCGCTTACCGCAAGCAGTTTGGGCACGCACCGGGAGCGACTCTCGTCGGCCTCCACGCTACGAAGCACAAAATTAGCAAGCCCGGACAATCAGACGATGACGGCCACCGGCAAGAATCGAGACCGTGA
- a CDS encoding DNA-3-methyladenine glycosylase I: protein MPRCAWAEGSEVYQRYHDEEWGVPVLDDRVLFEFLILEGAQAGLSWSTILNRRAGYRRAYQGFDPQVVARYTEADQQRLLSDEGIIRNRAKVASSVNNAIAFLRVVEEFGSFSNYQWRFVDGRPIQNTWKSLDEVPAVTKEAEEFSKDLKKRGFNFVGPTIMYAHMQAVGMVNDHLVDCPRHRHCRELASTLPGN, encoded by the coding sequence ATGCCTCGCTGCGCTTGGGCCGAGGGGAGCGAGGTCTATCAGCGCTACCACGACGAGGAATGGGGGGTTCCCGTCCTCGACGACCGCGTGCTCTTCGAGTTCTTGATCCTGGAAGGCGCGCAGGCCGGGCTGAGCTGGTCGACGATCTTGAACCGGCGCGCAGGCTACCGCCGCGCGTACCAGGGCTTCGACCCGCAGGTCGTCGCGCGGTATACGGAGGCGGACCAGCAACGGCTCCTTTCGGACGAGGGCATCATCCGCAACCGGGCGAAAGTGGCGAGCAGCGTGAACAACGCGATCGCGTTTTTGCGCGTCGTCGAGGAGTTCGGCTCCTTCTCAAACTACCAGTGGCGCTTTGTGGACGGAAGGCCGATCCAGAACACCTGGAAGTCCCTCGATGAAGTCCCGGCGGTCACGAAAGAAGCAGAGGAGTTCAGCAAAGACCTGAAGAAGCGGGGCTTCAATTTCGTGGGTCCGACCATCATGTACGCCCACATGCAAGCGGTGGGGATGGTGAACGACCATTTGGTGGACTGCCCCCGGCACCGGCACTGCCGCGAGCTCGCGAGCACCCTTCCTGGCAATTAG
- the acs gene encoding acetate--CoA ligase: protein MNDNRQGRIFEKRVFPPPADFAARANVRDRSLYEEADRDRIAFWESWARKLHWEEPWHTPLVWENPFAQWFVGGKLNACYNCVDRHVEAGLGDKTAFISEGEPGDVRHFTYQQVQDEVSRIANGLKSLGVGKGDRVCLYLPMVAELPMAMLACARIGAIHSVVFGGFAAESLHERINDAGAKVLLTADGGWRKGHVVELKRIADEALELGCPTIEKVVVLDRITPGITATADHPRDYDPGVWTEGRDLSWAEVVKTQSTECPCVPMDAEDPLFILYTSGSTGHPKGIVHSTGGYLTQAAMTAYTVFDLKPEDVFWCTADCGWITGHSYVTYGPMANAATQVLYEGAPDSPGRDRFWEIIEKHSVTILYTAPTTIRTFMKWGDELVQSHDLSSLRLLGSVGEPINPEAWMWYRDLVGGGRCPVVDTYWQTETGAVVVSPLPGLSATKPGSATQPMPGMAVGIFAEDGRDITPYPGSSPGEVTGLLGISEPWPSMLRGIWGDPERYKATYWGRLEGTYFAGDGAMVDEDGCFWLLGRVDDVIIVAGHNISSMEVESALVDHVSVAEAAVIGRAHEVKGQAISAFVLLRAGYDAADSDQLVALLKEHVAHKIGPIARPEEVFVCADLPKTRSGKIMRRLLRDIAEGRALGDTTTLADRAVVFSLQHQYESTEG from the coding sequence ATGAACGACAACCGCCAGGGCCGCATCTTTGAAAAGAGGGTCTTTCCACCGCCGGCCGACTTTGCCGCACGAGCGAACGTCCGCGACCGGAGCCTCTACGAAGAGGCCGACCGCGACCGGATCGCGTTCTGGGAAAGTTGGGCGCGGAAGTTGCACTGGGAGGAGCCCTGGCACACGCCCCTGGTGTGGGAGAACCCGTTCGCCCAGTGGTTCGTCGGCGGCAAGCTGAACGCTTGCTACAACTGCGTCGACCGGCACGTCGAGGCAGGGCTCGGAGACAAGACCGCGTTCATCTCGGAAGGCGAACCGGGCGACGTGCGCCACTTCACCTATCAGCAGGTCCAGGACGAAGTTTCGCGGATTGCGAACGGCCTCAAGTCCCTGGGCGTCGGCAAGGGCGACCGCGTCTGCCTTTATCTGCCGATGGTCGCGGAACTCCCCATGGCGATGCTCGCCTGCGCCCGCATCGGCGCGATCCATTCCGTGGTCTTTGGCGGCTTCGCGGCCGAATCGCTCCATGAACGCATCAACGACGCGGGCGCCAAGGTGCTCCTCACTGCCGACGGCGGTTGGCGTAAGGGCCACGTCGTCGAGTTGAAGCGCATCGCCGACGAAGCGCTGGAACTTGGCTGCCCGACGATTGAAAAGGTCGTCGTGCTCGACCGCATCACGCCGGGGATCACCGCCACCGCCGACCACCCTCGCGACTATGACCCGGGGGTCTGGACCGAAGGCCGCGACCTTTCCTGGGCCGAGGTCGTGAAGACGCAGTCCACCGAATGCCCCTGCGTCCCCATGGACGCGGAAGACCCCCTCTTCATCCTCTATACAAGCGGCTCGACAGGGCACCCGAAGGGCATCGTCCACTCGACCGGCGGCTACCTGACCCAGGCGGCGATGACCGCCTACACAGTCTTCGACCTCAAGCCGGAGGACGTGTTCTGGTGCACGGCGGACTGCGGTTGGATCACCGGCCACAGTTACGTCACCTATGGCCCCATGGCGAACGCGGCGACCCAGGTGCTCTATGAAGGGGCGCCGGACTCGCCCGGGCGCGACCGCTTTTGGGAGATCATAGAGAAGCACTCGGTCACCATCCTTTACACCGCGCCGACCACGATCCGCACCTTCATGAAGTGGGGCGACGAGTTGGTCCAAAGCCACGACCTCTCGTCCCTGCGACTCCTCGGGTCGGTCGGCGAGCCCATCAACCCGGAGGCCTGGATGTGGTACCGCGACCTTGTCGGCGGAGGGCGCTGCCCCGTGGTGGACACCTATTGGCAGACGGAGACGGGGGCCGTCGTCGTCTCTCCCCTTCCTGGGCTCTCCGCGACCAAGCCGGGTTCAGCGACGCAGCCGATGCCCGGCATGGCGGTGGGGATCTTCGCCGAGGACGGCCGGGACATCACGCCGTACCCAGGTTCAAGTCCCGGGGAGGTGACCGGGCTGCTCGGCATCAGCGAGCCTTGGCCTTCGATGCTGCGGGGGATTTGGGGCGATCCGGAGCGCTATAAGGCCACCTATTGGGGCAGGCTGGAAGGCACTTACTTCGCCGGCGACGGGGCCATGGTCGACGAGGACGGCTGCTTCTGGCTGCTTGGCCGGGTGGACGACGTCATCATCGTGGCGGGGCACAACATCTCCTCGATGGAGGTGGAGAGCGCCCTTGTCGACCATGTCTCCGTCGCCGAGGCGGCCGTCATCGGCCGTGCCCACGAGGTCAAGGGCCAAGCCATTTCCGCCTTCGTCCTACTTCGCGCGGGCTATGACGCCGCGGACTCCGACCAATTGGTGGCCCTGCTAAAGGAGCACGTCGCCCACAAGATCGGGCCCATCGCCCGTCCCGAGGAGGTCTTCGTCTGCGCCGATCTGCCCAAGACGCGTTCCGGCAAGATCATGCGGCGCCTGCTCCGGGACATCGCGGAAGGGCGGGCCCTCGGCGACACCACCACCCTGGCCGACCGCGCCGTGGTCTTCTCCCTCCAACACCAATACGAAAGTACGGAGGGGTAA
- a CDS encoding site-specific integrase: MTRFAYGYVFSKHPLPNGLRKHYASGKTKTQAEAAARAKADAHDAEWQLRNGVAPRVVPTLRQALTERHLHNDQPFTSFKKYRSVVEFACSFQPLGVGRPLGDYLLNEIQLHHLEPMYRAWCKNHVGQSQPFMRDMLNGLFKRHIKLRNVSDNPAEDLPRAKRRKTRKKLQVSDGDLQKLFDAADIRLKAALVLLRRSLRAGEALAVTEDSIKGSRLTVCYQVNDLWNPNGAESKSVWGLAKLKHDAEEKSFELTQAELDILHESLKLAKATKVYNEVTRKWESHRFVVPNANGADWHYNDFLLALKELTEKVGVPFRPHDGRRLYATGLMRTESVSPDAIRHSMGHTTLDTTMLYLRSSDEDEARVNDAAGRQVTQAFGLQSR, translated from the coding sequence GTGACCAGATTTGCGTACGGCTACGTCTTCTCGAAGCATCCACTACCCAACGGGCTGCGCAAGCATTACGCTTCCGGGAAAACGAAAACGCAGGCAGAGGCGGCTGCTCGTGCAAAAGCAGATGCTCATGACGCCGAATGGCAGTTGAGGAACGGAGTGGCTCCCAGGGTCGTTCCGACGCTTCGTCAAGCACTGACCGAGCGCCACTTGCACAACGACCAGCCATTCACTTCCTTCAAGAAGTACCGCTCGGTGGTTGAGTTCGCATGCAGCTTCCAGCCCTTGGGGGTTGGCAGACCGCTTGGGGACTACCTATTGAACGAGATTCAACTGCATCATCTGGAGCCGATGTATCGAGCCTGGTGCAAAAACCATGTCGGGCAAAGTCAGCCGTTCATGCGGGACATGCTCAACGGTCTTTTCAAACGGCACATCAAGCTACGCAACGTTTCCGACAATCCAGCGGAAGACTTGCCAAGGGCGAAGCGAAGAAAGACTCGGAAGAAGCTGCAAGTCAGCGACGGCGACTTGCAGAAGTTGTTCGATGCCGCCGACATTCGCCTGAAAGCGGCACTGGTTTTGCTTCGGCGAAGTTTGCGGGCAGGAGAGGCACTTGCTGTGACCGAGGACTCCATTAAGGGTAGCAGGCTCACCGTTTGTTACCAAGTCAATGACCTTTGGAATCCGAACGGTGCTGAATCAAAGAGCGTGTGGGGACTCGCGAAACTCAAGCACGACGCCGAAGAAAAGAGCTTCGAACTGACTCAGGCTGAACTCGACATCCTTCATGAATCCCTGAAGCTAGCCAAAGCAACAAAGGTTTACAACGAGGTGACCCGGAAGTGGGAGAGCCACAGATTCGTCGTGCCGAACGCCAATGGTGCGGACTGGCATTATAACGACTTCCTTTTAGCGCTCAAGGAGTTGACCGAAAAGGTCGGGGTTCCATTTAGACCGCACGATGGTCGTCGGCTCTATGCCACGGGATTGATGCGCACGGAGTCGGTGAGCCCAGATGCCATCCGCCACAGCATGGGACATACCACGCTTGACACGACAATGCTGTACTTGCGGAGCAGCGATGAGGATGAAGCAAGGGTCAACGATGCCGCAGGACGCCAGGTGACGCAGGCTTTCGGGTTGCAGAGCAGGTAG
- the serC gene encoding 3-phosphoserine/phosphohydroxythreonine transaminase, which translates to MALTQTRTYNFSAGPGVMPVPVLERAKEEMLDWRGSGMSVMEMSHRGKNFLKIAEESESAVRRLMGVPDNYKVLFLQGGASLQFTMLAMNFLRGGKADYIVTGSWGEKAIAAANLEGEARLLWSGKEGKYTSAPDLGSLDISADARFLHTTLNETIQGVDYLADPTVAKDVVCDMSSCIASRPFDVSRYAMVYAGAQKNLGPSGVCLVLLREDMLELVPAGLPPMLDYKVQVENDWMYNTPPCWGAYMIGLVCEHWLEFGGLEAVGKHNEAKAKVIYDAIDGSGGFYKPHAVEKNRSRMNIPFVLPSDELTDKFLKEAQANNMVELKGHRSVGGCRASVYNAFPLEGCRDLASFMGDFAAKNG; encoded by the coding sequence ATGGCCCTGACGCAGACAAGAACGTACAACTTCTCGGCCGGCCCGGGCGTGATGCCGGTGCCTGTGCTTGAGCGCGCGAAGGAAGAGATGCTCGACTGGCGGGGAAGCGGCATGAGCGTCATGGAGATGAGCCACCGCGGGAAGAACTTCCTTAAGATCGCGGAAGAGTCCGAAAGCGCCGTGCGGCGATTGATGGGCGTGCCCGACAACTACAAAGTCCTCTTCTTGCAGGGTGGGGCGAGCCTTCAGTTCACGATGCTCGCCATGAACTTCCTGCGCGGAGGAAAGGCTGACTATATCGTCACCGGCTCCTGGGGCGAGAAGGCGATAGCGGCGGCCAACCTTGAGGGCGAAGCGCGGCTCCTTTGGAGCGGGAAGGAAGGCAAGTACACGAGCGCCCCGGACCTTGGATCGCTCGACATCTCGGCTGACGCCCGCTTCCTCCACACCACCCTGAACGAGACGATCCAAGGCGTCGACTACCTGGCCGACCCGACGGTCGCCAAGGACGTCGTCTGCGACATGTCCAGCTGCATCGCAAGCCGCCCCTTCGACGTTTCGCGGTACGCGATGGTCTATGCGGGCGCGCAGAAGAACCTCGGTCCGAGCGGCGTCTGCCTCGTGCTGTTGCGCGAAGACATGCTGGAACTGGTTCCGGCCGGCCTCCCTCCGATGCTGGACTACAAGGTCCAGGTCGAGAACGACTGGATGTACAACACGCCGCCCTGCTGGGGCGCGTATATGATCGGGCTAGTCTGCGAGCACTGGCTCGAGTTCGGCGGCCTGGAAGCGGTCGGCAAGCACAACGAGGCCAAGGCTAAGGTGATCTACGACGCGATCGACGGCTCGGGCGGGTTCTACAAGCCGCACGCGGTGGAGAAGAACCGGAGCCGCATGAACATTCCGTTCGTCCTTCCGAGCGACGAGCTCACGGACAAGTTCCTAAAGGAAGCCCAGGCGAACAACATGGTCGAGCTCAAGGGCCACCGCAGCGTGGGCGGTTGCCGGGCGAGCGTATACAACGCTTTCCCGCTGGAGGGCTGCCGCGACCTCGCCTCCTTTATGGGCGACTTCGCCGCCAAGAACGGCTGA